From a single Chloroflexota bacterium genomic region:
- a CDS encoding recombinase family protein, whose product MSERHDYTPVALYARVSSDRQDVDLSVAAQLRALRDYAEKNGYAVAREYVDEAESGRVANRPEFRKMIDEAGRTNAPFREILVWKFSR is encoded by the coding sequence ATGAGTGAACGACACGACTACACGCCGGTGGCCCTCTACGCCAGGGTCTCCAGCGACCGCCAGGACGTGGACCTGTCCGTGGCCGCCCAGCTGCGGGCGCTCAGGGACTACGCCGAGAAGAACGGCTACGCCGTCGCCCGCGAGTATGTGGACGAGGCCGAGAGCGGGCGCGTCGCCAACCGCCCCGAGTTCCGCAAGATGATCGACGAGGCCGGCAGGACCAACGCTCCCTTCCGGGAGATTCTGGTCTGGAAGTTCTCCAGGTT
- a CDS encoding ribbon-helix-helix protein, CopG family: protein MTTRTNEMPRNRKTITLSLPPEMDQQLRQVVEEEGRTVSELLREAFRLYLEEREWRRQERMEMRRSRQTEQEDTRRSNR, encoded by the coding sequence GTGACCACAAGGACAAATGAGATGCCGAGGAACAGAAAGACCATCACTCTATCCCTGCCGCCCGAGATGGATCAACAGCTCCGGCAGGTGGTGGAAGAGGAAGGCAGAACCGTGAGCGAGCTTCTGCGCGAGGCGTTCCGCCTCTACCTGGAGGAGAGGGAATGGCGCAGGCAGGAGAGGATGGAGATGCGGCGCTCACGCCAGACCGAACAGGAAGATACCAGGAGGAGCAACAGATGA